The following proteins are encoded in a genomic region of Oryza brachyantha chromosome 11, ObraRS2, whole genome shotgun sequence:
- the LOC102702143 gene encoding NAC domain-containing protein 71 — protein sequence MECGGALQLPPGFRFHPTDDELVMYYLCRKCGGLPLAAPVIAEVDLYKFNPWDLPEKAMGGEKEWYFFSPRDRKYPNGQRPNRAAGTGYWKATGADKPVGSPRPVAIKKALVFYAGKPPRGVKTNWIMHEYRLADVDRSAAARKTKSNNALRLDDWVLCRIYNKKGVIERYDTVDAGEDVKPATAVPGAAKGARPLGGGAAAMKVELSDYGFYDQEPESEMLCFDRSGSADRDSMPRLHTDSSGSEHVLSPSPSPDFPGDGDHDRDYAESQPSGGGWPGVDWAAGCDDGFVIDSSLFELPSPAPFSRDGAAFGDMFTYLQKPF from the exons atgGAGTGCGGTGGTGCGCTGCAGCTGCCGCCGGGGTTCCGGTTCCACCCGACCGACGACGAGCTGGTGATGTACTACCTCTGCCGCAAGTGCGGCGGcctccccctcgccgcgccggtgATCGCCGAGGTGGACCTCTACAAGTTCAACCCGTGGGATCTCCCCG AGAAGGCGATGGGAGGGGAGAAGGAGTGGTACTTCTTCTCGCCGAGGGACCGGAAGTACCCGAACGGGCAGCGGCCGAACAgggcggcggggacggggtACTGGAAGGCGACGGGGGCGGACAAGCCGGTGGGGTCGCCGCGCCCCGTCGCCATCAAGAAGGCGCTCGTCTTCTACGCCGGGAAGCCGCCCAGGGGCGTCAAGACCAACTGGATCATGCACGAGTACcgcctcgccgacgtcgaccgctccgccgccgcccgcaagACCAAGTCCAACAACGCCCTCAGG TTGGATGATTGGGTGCTGTGCCGAATCTACAACAAGAAGGGCGTGATCGAGCGGTACGACACGgtggacgccggcgaggacgtGAAGCCGGCCACGGCGGTGCCGGGCGCCGCGAAGGGCGCGCGGCcgctcggcggcggggcggccgcCATGAAGGTGGAGCTGTCCGACTACGGCTTCTACGACCAGGAGCCGGAGTCGGAGATGCTGTGCTTCGACCGCTCGGGGTCGGCGGACCGCGACTCCATGCCTCGCCTGCACACGGACTCCAGCGGCTCGGAGCACgtgctgtcgccgtcgccgtcgccggacttccccggcgacggcgaccacgACCGCGACTACGCCGAGAGCcagccgagcggcggcggctggccggGCGTCGACTGGGCCGCCGGCTGCGACGACGGCTTCGTCATCGACAGCTCGCTCTTCGAGctcccctcgccggcgcccttctcccgcgacggcgccgccttcGGCGACATGTTCACGTACCTGCAGAAGCCGTTCTGA
- the LOC102711839 gene encoding aspartic proteinase Asp1-like, whose protein sequence is MAARMALIAGLLLLLRLVPPSSSSSDVVLELQGNVYPTGHFFITMNIGDPAKPYYLDIDTGSILTWLQCDAPCQHCNKVPHPLYKPTKSKLVKCKEQRCADLQSDVGKPKRCGPQSQCDYAIHYVDGSSVGVLIVDRFSLRGNGTNPTDIAFGCGYDQGEENYNVATPVDGMVGLGRGRVTLLTQLKSQGVISKHVVGHCLSSKGGGFLFFGDAMVPTSGITWFPMNRGHKHYSPGAGTLHLDSNSQPINTAPMEVIFDSGATYTYFAPQPYQATLSVVKSTLSSECKFLNEVTDKDRALNVCWQGKDKIRSVDEVKKCFRSLSLIFSHGDNKAILEIPPEHYLIISQEGHVCLGILDGSKEHPSLGKRNLIGGITMLDKMVIYDNERALLGWVDYPCDRMPSSESMITSRL, encoded by the exons ATGGCTGCAAGGATGGCCCTGATCGCCGGCCTTCTTCTCCTGCTCCGGCTGGtgccgccatcgtcgtcgtcctcagATGTGGTGTTGGAGCTCCAGGGTAACGTCTACCCTACTGG CCATTTCTTCATCACCATGAACATTGGCGACCCGGCGAAGCCTTACTACCTGGACATCGACACCGGCAGCATCCTCACCTGGCTGCAGTGTGACGCCCCTTGCCAGCATTGCAACAAG GTACCTCACCCGCTGTACAAGCCCACGAAAAGCAAGCTGGTGAAATGCAAGGAGCAGCGCTGCGCTGACCTGCAGAGCGATGTGGGCAAGCCGAAGAGATGCGGGCCGCAGAGTCAGTGCGACTACGCGATTCACTACGTCGACGGATCATCCGTTGGCGTGCTCATCGTCGACAGGTTCTCCCTCCGAGGCAACGGCACCAATCCTACCGACATCGCCTTCGG GTGTGGGTATGACCAGGGGGAGGAGAATTACAATGTGGCGACGCCGGTGGACGGCATGGTTGGGCTCGGAAGGGGCAGGGTGACGCTGCTCACGCAGCTCAAGTCCCAGGGGGTGATCAGCAAGCATGTCGTGGGCCATTGCCTCAGCTCAAAGGGTGGGGGCTTCCTCTTCTTTGGGGATGCCATGGTGCCAACTTCAGGTATAACCTGGTTCCCCATGAACAG AGGGCATAAGCACTACTCACCCGGGGCTGGAACCCTGCACTTGGATTCAAATAGCCAGCCGATAAACACAGCGCCGATGGAAGTGATATTTGACAGTGGTGCCACATACACCTACTTTGCTCCCCAGCCATACCAAGCGACTCTCTCAGTG GTGAAATCCACTCTCAGCAGCGAGTGCAAGTTTCTTAACGAGGTGACAGACAAAGATCGAGCTCTTAACGTGTGCTGGCAAGGGAAGGATAAAATCAGGAGTGTCGATGAAGTCAAGAAGTGCTTCAGATCACTGTCTCTGATCTTCTCCCACGGTGATAACAAGGCCATCTTGGAGATCCCACCTGAACATTACCTCATTATCTCT CAAGAGGGTCATGTGTGCTTGGGCATCCTTGATGGATCAAAGGAGCATCCATCTTTAGGTAAAAGGAACTTAATTGGAG GAATTACAATGCTGGACAAGATGGTGATTTATGACAACGAGAGAGCGCTGCTCGGATGGGTTGATTATCCGTGTGATAGAATGCCCAGTTCAGAGTCCATGATCACTTCACGTCTCTGA
- the LOC102712119 gene encoding aldehyde dehydrogenase family 3 member H1-like — translation MAEEVAAVAGELRASFRAGRTRPAEWRAAQLRAIVRMVEEREGDISDALHSDLAKPRMESYLHEISLAKAACKFALKGLKNWMKPEKVPAGLTTFPSTAQIVSEPLGVVLVISAWNYPFLLSIEPVIGAIAAGNAVLLKPSEIAPATSALFAKLLPEYVDKSCIKVVEGGVPETTALLEEKWDKIFYTGSGNVGRIVMAAAAKHLTPVALELGGKCPAIFDSNVDLHTAVKRLAVGKWGCNNGQACIAPDYVITTKSFAPELVDSLKRALIRFYGEDPLQSEDLSRIVNSNHFCRLTNLIEDKTVSQKIVYGGQTDEKQLKIAPTVLVDVPLDSALMTSEIFGPLLPIVTVDKIEDSIEFINSKTKPLAAYLFTKDKKLQEAFVSNVPAGGMLVNDVALHLANPHLPFGGVGDSGIGSYHGKFSFDCFTHKKAVLIRGFGGEAAARYPPYTTEKQKILRGLINGSFIALILALLGFPRRDRR, via the exons ATGGCGGAGGaagtggcggcggtggcgggggagCTGAGGGCGAGCTTCAGGGCCGGGCGGACGCGGCCGGCGGAGTGGCGGGCGGCGCAGCTGCGCGCGATCGTGAGGAtggtggaggagagggagggcgACATCAGCGACGCGCTCCACTCCGACCTCGCCAAGCCGCGCATGGAGTCCTACCTCCACGAG ATATCACTGGCAAAGGCAGCCTGCAAATTTGCCTTGAAGGGATTGAAGAATTGGATGAAACCTGAGAAG GTACCTGCCGGCCTCACTACATTCCCATCAACTGCACAAATTGTGTCGGAGCCCCTTGGTGTCGTGCTAGTCATCTCAGCCTGGAACTATCCTTTCT TACTCTCGATCGAACCCGTCATAGGAGCAATTGCTGCTGGGAATGCTGTTTTGCTGAAGCCGTCAGAAATTGCACCAGCCACCTCAGCATTGTTTGCAAAGCTGCTACCTGAGTATGTTGATAAATCTTGTATAAAAGTGGTGGAGGGAGGCGTTCCGGAAACAACTGCACTCTTAGAAGAAAAGTGGGACAAGATCTTCTACACAG GTAGTGGAAATGTAGGCCGCATAGTGATGGCAGCAGCTGCAAAGCATCTCACCCCTGTGGCCCTAGAGCTTGGTGGAAAATGCCCTGCAATTTTTGATTCTAATGTTGATCTTCAT ACTGCCGTTAAGAGACTAGCTGTTGGCAAGTGGGGCTGTAACAACGGGCAGGCATGCATTGCACCAGATTACGTTATAACAACAAAATCATTTGCTCCAGAACTG GTTGACTCTTTAAAAAGAGCTCTGATAAGGTTTTATGGGGAGGATCCTTTGCAATCAGAAGACTTGTCTCGTATTGTGAATTCTAATCATTTCTGCAGACTGACAAATTTGATAGAAGATAAGACAGTTTCTCAAAAGATTGTGTACGGTGGTCAGACAGACGAGAAGCAACT AAAAATAGCACCTACGGTGTTGGTAGATGTTCCTCTTGATTCAGCACTAATGACATCAGAAATATTTGGTCCCCTCCTTCCCATCGTAACA GTTGACAAGATTGAAGATAGTATTGAGTTCATCAACTCAAAGACCAAGCCACTTGCAGCCTATCTTTTCACCAAGGACAAGAAACTGCAAGAGGCATTTGTGTCCAATGTCCCAGCAGGAGGAATGCTTGTAAATGATGTTGCACTGCAT CTCGCCAATCCGCACCTGCCATTTGGCGgagtcggcgacagcgggatCGGTTCCTACCATGGCAAATTCAGCTTCGACTGTTTCACCCACAAGAAGGCCGTCCTGATCCGCGGGTTCGGAGGGGAGGCAGCTGCTAGGTACCCACCCTACACGACTGAGAAGCAGAAGATCCTCAGGGGCCTGATAAACGGCAGCTTCATTGCCCTGATTCTTGCCCTCCTGGGCTTCCCCAGGAGAGACAGGCGTTAA
- the LOC102712580 gene encoding probable methyltransferase PMT26: MALFDRNQRQRSSLCSTATVVVFVSLCLVGLWMISSPETIPAANKKADALVKEEDSSIDATNNVKQNSANVVAETTAAAEAATDEADSSLKPAGDTKGDGEKATTSKDQTFDDENGRTEGGALVKPENGGDEAATDVKEIGGLEQATIDMNDTGEQTMTDTKEGVVQDKSPEEMAAAGDAKESGDGGDGGATKNKQTFDDENGKLDGVNLVKDVENKTLSEENSKPLPEETTTVSSKNAIVAAVVPLETTTTAISDEKLPDNGEQGQDEQRQQQQQPVEALPNGQADLLTERAAQNGSFTTQAAESIKEKKTRAEKTKKKKGKDKKRSSAAAAVEEDGDTSFGWKLCNTSAGADYIPCLDNEAAIKKLKTDAHYEHRERHCPGEPPTCLVPAPEGYREPIRWPRSRDKIWYHNVPHTKLAAYKGHQNWVKLSGEHLTFPGGGTQFKHGALHYIELIQSSFPEVAWGRRSRLVLDVGCGVASFGGYLFDHDVLTMSLAPKDEHEAQVQFALERGIPAISAVMGTRRLPFPSNVFDVVHCARCRVPWHIEGGMLLLELNRLVRPGGFFVWSATPVYQKLPEDVEIWGEMVKLTKAMCWEMVSKTRDTVDQVGLVIFRKPSDNACYKKRRQKEPPLCEPSDDPNAAWNITLRACMHWVPTDPSVRGSRWPERWPERVETTPYWLNSSQVGVYGKPAPDDFVADHEHWKKVVRNSYLTGMGIDWKTVRNVMDMRAVYGGFAAALRDMSVWVMNVVTINSPDTLPVIYERGLFGIYHDWCESFSTYPRSYDLLHADHLFSKLKSRCKVLPVIVEVDRILRPNGKLIVRDDKETVDEVQGVVRSLQWEVRMTVSKNREAMLCARKTTWRPTDVEAR; this comes from the exons ATGGCGCTGTTCGATCGGAACCAGAGGCAGCGGTCGTCGCTCTGCTCGACGGCGACCGTCGTCGTGTTCGTCTCGCTCTGCCTCGTCGGCCTGTGGATGATCTCGTCGCCGGAGACCATCCCGGCGGCCAACAAGAAGGCGGACGCCCTTGTCAAGGAGGAGGACAGCTCCATCGACGCCACCAACAACGTCAAGCAGAACAGCGCCAACGTCGTCGCCgagaccaccgccgccgccgaggccgccacCGACGAGGCCGACAGCTCGCTGAAGCCGGCCGGCGACACcaagggcgacggcgagaaggCGACGACGTCCAAGGACCAGACGTTCGATGACGAGAACGGCAGGACGGAGGGCGGGGCGCTCGTCAAGCCGgagaacggcggcgacgaggcggccaCCGACGTGAAGGAGATCGGCGGCCTGGAGCAGGCGACGATCGACATGAACGACACCGGCGAGCAGACGATGACTGACACCAAGGAGGGCGTCGTCCAGGACAAGAGCCCcgaggagatggcggcggcgggcgacgcgaaggagagtggcgacggcggagacggtggcgcgacCAAGAACAAGCAAACCTTCGACGACGAGAACGGCAAGCTCGACGGCGTCAACCTGGTGAAGGACGTCGAGAACAAGACGCTGTCGGAAGAGAACTCGAAGCCATTGCCGGAGGAGACGACGACAGTGAGCAGCAAGAACGCGatcgtggcggcggtggttccACTTGAGACCACCACGACCGCCATCTCCGACGAGAAGCTGCCTGACAATGGCGAGCAAGGGCAAGACGAgcagaggcagcagcagcagcagccggtgGAGGCGCTGCCGAACGGGCAGGCTGACCTGCTGACGGAGCGGGCGGCGCAGAACGGGTCGTTCACGACGCAGGCGGCGGAGTCGATCAAGGAGAAGAAGACGCGCGCCGagaagacgaagaagaagaaggggaaAGACAAGAAgaggtcgtcggcggcggcggcggtggaggaggacggcgacacGTCGTTCGGCTGGAAGCTGTGCAACacgagcgccggcgccgactaCATCCCGTGCCTGGACAACGAGGCCGCCATCAAGAAGCTCAAGACGGACGCGCACTACGAGCACCGGGAGCGGCACTGCCCCGGCGAGCCGCCGACGTGCCTCGTCCCGGCGCCGGAGGGGTACAGGGAGCCGATCCGGTGGCCGCGCAGCCGCGACAAGATCTGGTACCACAACGTGCCGCACACGAAGCTGGCGGCGTACAAGGGGCACCAGAACTGGGTGAAGCTCTCCGGCGAGCACCTCACGTTCCCTGGCGGCGGCACGCAGTTCAAGCACGGCGCCCTCCACTACATCGAGCTGATCCAGTCGTCTTTCCCGGAGGTCGCGTGGGGGCGGCGCAGCCGCCTGGTGCTCGACGTGGGGTGCGGCGTGGCCAGCTTCGGCGGCTACctgttcgaccacgacgtgCTGACCATGTCGCTGGCGCCCAAGGACGAGCACGAGGCGCAGGTGCAGTTCGCGCTGGAGCGCGGCATCCCGGCGATCTCCGCGGTGATGGGCACCCGCCGGCTCCCGTTCCCGAGCAACGTGTTCGACGTGGTCCACTGCGCCCGGTGCCGCGTGCCGTGGCACATCGAGGGCGGGATGCTCCTCCTGGAGCTGAACCGCCTCGTCCGCCCCGGCGGGTTCTTCGTCTGGTCGGCGACGCCGGTGTACCAGAAGCTGCCGGAGGACGTGGAGATCTGGGGAG AGATGGTGAAGCTGACGAAGGCGATGTGCTGGGAGATGGTGTCGAAGACGAGGGACACCGTGGACCAGGTGGGGCTCGTCATCTTCCGGAAGCCGTCGGACAACGCCTGCTACAAGAAGCGGCGGCAGAAGGAGCCCCCTCTCTGCGAGCCCTCCGACGACCCCAATGCTGCCTG GAACATAACGCTGCGGGCGTGCATGCACTGGGTGCCGACGGACCCGTCGGTGCGGGGGTCGCGGTGGCCGGAGCGGTGGCCGGAGAGGGTGGAGACGACGCCCTACTGGCTGAACAGCAGCCAGGTGGGCGTCTACGGCAAGCCGGCGCCGGACGACTTCGTGGCCGACCACGAGCACTGGAAGAAGGTCGTCCGCAACTCCTACCTCACCGGCATGGGCATCGACTGGAAGACGGTCAGGAACGTCATGGACATGAGAGCCGTCTACGGAGG gttcgcggcggcgctgcgggaCATGAGCGTGTGGGTGATGAACGTGGTGACGATCAACTCGCCGGACACGCTGCCGGTGATCTACGAGAGGGGGCTGTTCGGCATCTACCATGACTGGTGCGAGTCCTTCAGCACCTACCCGAGATCCTACgacctcctccacgccgaccATCTCTTCTCCAAGCTCAAATCCAG GTGCAAGGTGTTGCCGGTGATCGTGGAGGTGGACCGGATACTGAGGCCGAACGGGAAGCTGATCGTGAGGGACGACAAGGAGACGGTGGACGAGGTCCAGGGGGTGGTGAGGTCGCTGCAGTGGGAGGTCCGGATGACCGTCTCCAAGAACAGGGAGGCCATGCTCTGCGCCAGGAAGACCACGTGGCGCCCCACGGACGTCGAGGCACGATGA